The Impatiens glandulifera chromosome 3, dImpGla2.1, whole genome shotgun sequence genome contains a region encoding:
- the LOC124930670 gene encoding annexin Gh1-like, with amino-acid sequence MATLTIPSIIPSPTEDCEQLRKAFAGWGTNEQLIIDILAHRDASQRKLIRKTYAEIYGEDLLKELDKELSSDFERIVMLWTLDPAERDAFLANEATKMLTSSNWVIMEIASTRSSHDLLKIREAYHARFKKSIEEDVAYHTTGAFRKLLVPLVSSLRYEGGEVNMVLAKSEAKILHEKIADKAYSDDEVIRIITTRSKAQINATLNHYNNEFGNAINKDLKKKDDGDDEFLSILRACIKGLVYPEKYFEKVLRLAINRLGTDEWGLTRVVSTRSEVDMKKIKEEYQRRNSVPLERAISGDARGDYKKMLLALVGHEEA; translated from the exons ATGGCGACGCTGACGATTCCATCAATAATTCCGTCACCGACCGAGGACTGCGAGCAGCTCAGGAAAGCTTTTGCAG GATGGGGAACCAATGAACAACTGATCATTGACATCTTGGCTCACAGAGATGCATCACAGCGCAAATTGATCAGGAAAACTTATGCTGAAATATATGGAGAAGATCTTTTGAAAGAACTAGACAAGGAACTATCAAGTGACTTCGAG AGGATTGTTATGCTATGGACACTGGATCCTGCTGAGCGCGATGCATTTCTGGCTAACGAGGCTACAAAGATGCTGACCTCTAGCAACTGGGTGATAATGGAAATTGCTTCTACCAGGTCATCTCATGATCTATTGAAGATAAGGGAGGCCTATCATGCTCGTTTCAAAAAATCTATCGAAGAAGATGTTGCCTATCACACCACTGGGGCTTTCCGTAAG CTTCTAGTGCCTCTTGTGAGCTCATTACGCTATGAAGGTGGTGAGGTGAACATGGTACTGGCAAAATCAGAAGCTAAGATACTTCATGAAAAGATAGCTGATAAGGCTTATTCTGATGATGAGGTTATCAGGATTATCACAACAAGGAGCAAAGCACAGATTAATGCTACTTTGAATCACTATAACAATGAATTTGGAAATGCTATTAACAAG GATTTAAAGAAGAAGGATGATGGAGATGATGAGTTTTTGAGTATTTTAAGAGCGTGTATAAAGGGTCTGGTTTACCCAGAAAAATACTTTGAGAAGGTTCTGAGGTTAGCCATAAACCGATTGGGTACTGATGAATGGGGTCTTACAAGGGTGGTGTCGACTCGATCAGAGGTAGACATGAAGAAGATAAAAGAAGAGTATCAGCGTAGGAACAGTGTTCCTCTTGAACGCGCCATTTCAGGAGATGCAAGAGGAGACTACAAGAAAATGCTTCTGGCTCTAGTCGGACATGAGGAGGCTTGA